GTATAGAAATGGCTTTTATTTTCATATGGGATTCCTCCTTCTCTTTTACTTTTATAAAAATGAACAATCATTTTAGGTGGGGGTACAAGCACACTACAAAATTTTTCATATTTTAATATAGACTGGAGGTGAATGTGAAATTATGAATTGTTATAACAAACCATTAGGATGGAAGGAAGACAAGTGTCCCCCTAGACCTAAAGTAGAATGCAAAACTGTACAATTCGAAAATTGTGCTCCTTTTTCAGGGACTGGAAATCAGTCGGTAAATACCATTTTTGATGTAGAGTCCAATAATATTCCAGTAATTGCTGCTGGCACAGTGGAAAACTTTAGTTCTCAAGCAATAAATGTTCGATTTGAAAGAAGTGTAAGCAACCAGCCAATTGTCCTTTTAGTACAACCTCAAAGTTCTTTAACTTTTGTATATGATCATTTAACTAGAATTGCCACTACTGGAACTGCACCTGAAAAAACATATCATGGATCACTAAAGATTCAGGTGAATTATTCATTTGAAACAAAGTGTGAGAGATAATAAAAGCGGGTTTTCCCCGCTTTTTCTTTTTTTCCTCTAATTCCCTCTAGCTCTACACTTTCTTTATGGTAGCTATATTTTGTGCAAGGGAAAGAATCTCCCCATACACTCCGTTCCATCCAGAATAATAATCAGCTACTTGATCTGGATGGATCCAACATCGTTCTGCTGATTCATATTCTGCTTCGAATGTATATATTTCTTCAACGTCCACTCTATAAAAAAGTTGAAAGCCTACTTTGGGATAAGGGCTTTGTGCATTCCAGTGTGGATTATCATGATGATCCACGATCAGGTAACCCAAAAAGTGAGAAGAGCCGGATACATATGCTTCCTCCATCACTTCCCTCTTCAAGCAATCTTCAGGGGACTCCCCCTTTTCCAGATGCCCACCTGGAAAATCCCACCCTCTCTTATGAAGATTCACCAAGAGAAGCTTTCCATCTTTAAAGCAGAATCCATGCACACTGGTGACTCGCGATGTGTCAGGAATGATTGAATCTCGCCTCCATGTCAACTTCACTTCGGATTCCCCCCACCATACATATGTAGAATTCATCATGATCACTCCGTTTACTATTGACTTTTCGTATTTTCACTGAGTCTAGTCAGGATTCCCTCGATTTTTCTCTGAAAGGGAGCCGGTGTAATAAAAGCCCGGTCCCAATCGTTAACAGCGCTAAGATGAAGGCACTGAAGTAAGAATTCAAGCTGTAGTCCTGTTCAATTCCATCCAACACACTTGAATAAATGCCTGCCAATAGACCTGTCAATATAAAAGTACTTATTCTCATCAACCATTTCCTCCTTGAATGGAATAGAACTAATTTATGTCTCCCAGATAAACCTTGGACGATCTATTAACTAAGTATGATTCTATTTCTTTAGGGTAGAGTCTATATTCTTTTAGATTACTCAAGTCAATCCACTCCACGCCTACTTGATGACTATCGGGGTTTGATGGGGTTTGATCATTGTTCCATTCGTGGATGAGCGTACAGGTAAAATAAAATTCCATTTGATGCAAGTCGGAATCAAATGCTGCATGTTCAT
The DNA window shown above is from Rossellomorea vietnamensis and carries:
- a CDS encoding S-Ena type endospore appendage encodes the protein MNCYNKPLGWKEDKCPPRPKVECKTVQFENCAPFSGTGNQSVNTIFDVESNNIPVIAAGTVENFSSQAINVRFERSVSNQPIVLLVQPQSSLTFVYDHLTRIATTGTAPEKTYHGSLKIQVNYSFETKCER
- a CDS encoding NUDIX domain-containing protein, which encodes MNSTYVWWGESEVKLTWRRDSIIPDTSRVTSVHGFCFKDGKLLLVNLHKRGWDFPGGHLEKGESPEDCLKREVMEEAYVSGSSHFLGYLIVDHHDNPHWNAQSPYPKVGFQLFYRVDVEEIYTFEAEYESAERCWIHPDQVADYYSGWNGVYGEILSLAQNIATIKKV
- a CDS encoding NUDIX domain-containing protein, with amino-acid sequence MPIRNSAKAIIIKDNKILLTKNKDEDSIFYLFPGGGQEPGETLHEALKRECLEEIGCEVSVGELIHVREYIGKNHEHAAFDSDLHQMEFYFTCTLIHEWNNDQTPSNPDSHQVGVEWIDLSNLKEYRLYPKEIESYLVNRSSKVYLGDIN